A genome region from Paralichthys olivaceus isolate ysfri-2021 chromosome 6, ASM2471397v2, whole genome shotgun sequence includes the following:
- the prim1 gene encoding DNA primase small subunit: MPSSGYDSGCLPDLLPLYYRRLFPFSQYHRWLNYGGVQKNYFQNREFSFTLKDDIYVRYQSFSTQSELEKEIQKMNPYKIDIGAIYSHRPNQHNTVKSGSFQALEKELVFDIDMTDYDDVRSCCSAADICSKCWTLMTVAIHILDRALQEDFGFQHLLWVYSGRRGVHCWVCDEAARKLSVAARSAVAEYLSLVKGGDEMVKKVVLTDPLHPFIQESLTVVEKYFPQYALQDQEILSRKESVDKVLALVPEDVRKELQQDFQNEKKPDSRWLLIKDQAFKKQATAKKGQYFEKEIMLQYCYPRLDVNVSKGVNHLLKSPFSVHPKTGRISVPMDLKELETFDPFAVPTISLICEELDRPRTGEEESEDVKENEKDSAERRKIRDYKRTSLAKYVKYFDQFLDGMAQSWKGELLKKSDLEKEF; encoded by the exons ATGCCGTCCTCCGGTTATGACTCGGGCTGTCTGCCGGATCTCCTGCCGCTGTATTACCGCCGCCTCTTCCCGTTCTCTCAGTATCACCGCTGGCTCAACTATGGAGGAG TGCAGAAGAACTACTTTCAGAATCGGGAGTTCTCCTTCACACTCAAAGATGACATCTACGTGCGCTACCAGTCATTCAGCACGCAGAGCGAGCTGGAGAAGGAAATACAGAAGATGAACCCGTACAAGATTGACATTGGAGCAATATACAGTCACAGG CCAAaccaacacaacacagtgaagTCAGGAAGCTTCCAGGCACTGGAGAAGGAGCTGGTGTTTGATATTGATATGACAGATTATGATGATGTCAGAAGCTGTTGCAG TGCTGCAGACATTTGTTCCAAGTGCTGGACCCTGATGACTGTTGCTATTCATATCCTGGATCGAGCTCTTCAAG AGGACTTTGGTTTCCAGCACCTGTTGTGGGTTTATTCTGGCAGAAGAGGAGTGCATTGCTGGGTGTGTGATGAAGCTGCCAGGAAGCTCTCTGTAGCTGCACGCTCTGCTGTTGCAGAATACCTGAGCCTGGTGAAG GGTGGTGACGAGATGGTGAAGAAAGTGGTGCTGACAGATCCTCTTCATCCTTTTATCCA AGAGTCTTTGACAGTGGTGGAGAAATACTTTCCCCAGTATGCACTGCAGGATCAGGAGATACTGAGCCGCAAGGAGTCTGTAGACAAAGTGCTGGCACTCGTGCCTGAAGAT GTTAGAAAAGAATTGCAGCAGGATTTCCAAAATGAGAAGAAACCCGACAGTCGTTGGCTACTGATTAAGGATCAAGCCTTTAAGAAACAG GCCACTGCCAAGAAGGGTCAATACTTTGAGAAAGAAATCATGCTGCAGTATTGTTACCCACGGCTCGATGTCAATGTCAGTAAAGGTGTGAACCATTTGCTGAAGAGCCCCTTCAGTGTCCACCCCAAAACAG GACGCATTTCTGTTCCCATGGACCTCAAAGAATTAGAAACGTTTGATCCTTTTGCTGTGCCCACAATCAG TCTGATCTGTGAGGAGCTGGATCGGCCCAGAACAGGAGAAGAGGAGTCGGAGGACGTGAAGGAAAACGAGAAGGATTCAGCAGAGAGACGAAAGATCAGAG ATTACAAAAGAACCAGTTTGGCAAAGTATGTGAAATACTTTGATCAGTTTCTGGATGGAATGGCCCAATCATGGAAAGGAGAACTTCTCAAAAAGAGTG atcTTGAGAAAGAATTCTGA